In Flavobacterium cerinum, one genomic interval encodes:
- a CDS encoding T9SS type B sorting domain-containing protein: MRNNYLLLLLVYVFSINLYAQAPGCANVKGGDVNGNPVATICEPGECRQIKATYLETGGTNTYTVSSIPYAPPFPFVGGNAIPINQDDDWSQIINLGFKFCFFNQNYDKVLICDNGALSFSIAGPGGVPGGLYVPGSGSGYQFNTQIPQSAQTLPYRNAIFGVLQDLNPEAGASPSYHSINYQIIGQAPCRTLVFNIYEMGHWQCGYSTDQTGPRGTQTSQMVLYETTNVIEVYVKRRTPCTTWNSGSGLIGIQNQAGTVGYAPPGRNTGTWSVYTPEAWRFTPSGPSNVTFQWLDQNGNTLSTNTTMTVCPSVTSVYTAEATYTACDGTRTVVRDNVVVPVSTFDINQPDDLNKCPQDNTCWDLTPNTDVVLGTLNPADYIVTYYPTLADAEAEFNWIDDPTCYNPAPGNDHVFVRVNDPNSDCYKIKSFELIRGGSTPPGFSPVGPLCLNTPPPTLPTTSNNGINGTWSPATVSTSGVGTTTYTFTPNPGECATATTMDIEVIAEPTASIVGSTICENTSGTLTITGTPNASVDYTVGGSTTPVTVVLSPAGTATITTPNLSTTTTYTLVSVTSAGTTPCTKTLNASADVTVRQLPTATISGSTTVCLNGTAVISFSGTANATVNYDVDGSSGSVTLDASGNGSVTTPPLTANSTYTLISVVTNYPDAPQCTNTVTGSATVTIASQPSATIAGSTTICSGDTAVLTFNGTANTIVTYNNGTTNATVTLDGIGEGTVTVGPLTATTTYNLVSISTQGTSPCTADLTGSATITVNPLPTATISAPALICSGDTAVVSFTGPANGVVTYSDGTTTMTINLDATGNASITTPALTAAATYSLMSVSTDPAVTPVCTQNQNASVTIGVKALPEATITGPASVCSGSSATIVINGTPNATVTYTFDGNTTPLTVTLNSAGTASVTTAPLTGPITYQLISVTSSGTPACSQAQTGSHTVTTVVAPTIFNPTPLEMCNDNYDDGVVTFDLSVKLAEITGGDPNLTVTFHETPEDAQLGNYPIQMPLYTNINPVSQILYIRVVNTGVNACASFSTLTLIVHERPTIVQNVSNYELCETSTPGDGVEIFNLTTKDAEVSGTQTGITVTYYLSEANALAGTSPITVPTAYQNGSNPETIWYQLQNAHGCIAVGSFQLIVNPLPSVPMPVPAYTLCDYTGQPLYEQFDLSTKIPEIIGTATGLEVKFYKTEAQAHANVAGTELPTLYTNEVATVQTIFVNVTNSTTGCYSVTAMDLRVEPLPVLIMPTTPVTVCDGTNNDGIGSFDLNDLVTDMLSGETNVTVSFHETQQNAQNGLFPITIMPYENINPWNQTLWVLATNNVTGCKSVYSFQLRVEPAPIMPTLLDLDECDTDSNPHDNQTTFDLTVHTATILAAQTGAATDYEVNYYISQTNAENGTPFIVSNGNFIGTNGQTIWVRVTHIATGCYTIGSFKLIVNSPLQLTQPDEITLCDDALPNDQRQIFDLTIREAQITGGATGYTFKYYSSTALPPNPGTLITNPTAFPNTATVQTLLVEVISGAGCSSYVTLTIRVTPLPEPKFDPAPLVLCDDDYPGDGITFFDVTVNANYIRNNANYVLTYHASQTDALAGINAIATPTNWQNVDGNGNALTSVWIRVTTAPANNRDRCSLVVEQPLIVNPRPAAGPVTDYHMCQIPFTGSGVFDLSTKTPEALAGQGPAGYTVTYHATQADADSGAAPLATNHPSTVNGETIYVRVVNTATGCYNTTSFQLFVERGSEATDIPDITRCDDLNDGTETFDLSSLDATILGPVQAADPNFSVSYYASDADLANGTPIGTPGAYTITDYLTHEIIAVVKNTYSAYGCPAEIRFNITVFRLPEPTPNAGFVCVDQETGNVLNTHIIDSGLDAATHTFQWYEDDASGAPQPIAGATGSTYEVNHAGTYSVIATSTVTGCVSLPAEVVITQSEPAEVTYTVSNAFTDNQVITVQAIGIGEYMYQLDEGDIQSSSVFTNVSSGTHTITVYDMKGCAATIVRNVTVINYPHYFTPNGDNYHDFWNIGDLENDVNAKIYIFDRYGKLLKQIKPSRVSGWDGTLNGQPLPSTDYWFTVNYTENGEVKEFKAHFSLKR; the protein is encoded by the coding sequence ATGAGAAATAATTATCTATTACTGTTATTGGTTTATGTCTTTTCAATTAATCTCTATGCGCAAGCTCCTGGTTGTGCGAATGTTAAGGGGGGAGATGTAAACGGTAATCCGGTTGCTACGATTTGTGAACCTGGCGAATGCAGGCAAATTAAAGCAACTTATTTAGAGACGGGTGGTACCAATACCTATACGGTTTCTTCTATTCCGTATGCTCCCCCGTTCCCTTTCGTTGGGGGAAACGCTATTCCTATTAATCAGGATGACGACTGGTCACAAATTATTAACTTAGGATTTAAGTTCTGTTTCTTTAATCAGAACTATGATAAAGTATTAATATGTGATAATGGAGCGTTGTCTTTTAGTATTGCAGGGCCAGGAGGAGTTCCGGGAGGTTTGTATGTACCAGGTAGCGGTAGTGGATATCAATTTAATACTCAGATTCCTCAGAGTGCTCAGACATTACCTTATCGAAATGCAATATTTGGAGTATTGCAGGATTTGAATCCGGAAGCAGGAGCTTCACCTTCTTATCATTCTATCAACTATCAGATTATCGGACAAGCGCCATGTAGAACGCTTGTTTTTAATATTTATGAGATGGGACATTGGCAATGTGGATATAGCACGGATCAAACTGGACCAAGAGGTACTCAAACCAGTCAGATGGTGCTTTATGAAACAACCAATGTTATTGAAGTATATGTGAAAAGAAGAACTCCATGTACTACATGGAACAGTGGTTCCGGGTTAATCGGTATTCAAAACCAGGCCGGAACAGTTGGATATGCACCTCCGGGAAGAAATACAGGAACATGGAGTGTGTATACTCCGGAAGCTTGGCGTTTTACACCGTCAGGTCCGTCTAACGTAACTTTCCAATGGTTAGACCAAAACGGAAATACACTTAGTACTAATACTACAATGACGGTTTGTCCTAGTGTGACGTCTGTATATACTGCTGAAGCGACTTATACGGCTTGTGACGGTACCAGAACAGTTGTACGGGATAACGTAGTTGTACCGGTAAGTACATTCGATATTAACCAACCAGATGATTTAAATAAATGTCCTCAGGACAATACATGTTGGGATTTGACACCTAATACAGATGTCGTATTAGGAACGCTAAATCCTGCAGATTATATTGTAACTTATTATCCGACATTAGCAGATGCGGAAGCTGAATTTAACTGGATCGATGATCCGACCTGTTACAATCCGGCTCCGGGTAATGATCATGTTTTTGTAAGGGTAAATGATCCGAACTCGGATTGTTATAAAATTAAAAGTTTTGAATTGATCCGCGGAGGGTCTACACCACCAGGTTTTTCACCGGTGGGGCCTTTGTGTTTAAACACGCCACCGCCAACATTGCCGACAACTTCTAATAATGGAATTAACGGTACATGGAGCCCGGCTACAGTAAGCACAAGTGGAGTAGGAACTACAACTTATACTTTTACACCTAATCCGGGAGAGTGTGCTACAGCAACTACTATGGATATTGAGGTAATTGCTGAGCCAACGGCTTCTATCGTTGGATCAACAATCTGTGAAAATACTTCGGGAACACTTACCATAACCGGTACGCCAAATGCTTCTGTTGATTATACAGTTGGCGGAAGTACTACTCCTGTAACAGTTGTATTAAGTCCGGCTGGTACGGCTACTATTACAACGCCTAACTTGTCAACTACTACTACCTATACATTAGTTAGTGTGACATCGGCAGGTACAACGCCTTGTACAAAAACATTAAATGCTTCGGCTGATGTAACGGTAAGACAATTACCAACAGCTACAATTAGCGGAAGTACAACTGTTTGTTTAAACGGTACAGCTGTTATCAGTTTCTCAGGAACTGCAAATGCTACAGTTAATTATGATGTTGACGGATCTTCAGGAAGCGTAACGTTAGACGCTTCAGGAAACGGATCGGTAACAACACCTCCATTAACAGCTAACAGTACCTATACATTAATAAGTGTTGTAACTAATTATCCGGATGCACCGCAATGTACTAATACGGTAACAGGTAGTGCAACTGTAACTATCGCTAGTCAGCCAAGCGCGACAATTGCCGGTAGTACAACAATTTGTTCCGGTGATACTGCAGTGTTAACGTTTAACGGAACTGCCAATACAATAGTAACCTATAATAATGGAACAACAAATGCTACAGTAACATTAGACGGAATTGGAGAAGGAACTGTAACAGTAGGTCCGTTAACGGCTACAACAACATACAATTTGGTAAGTATAAGTACACAAGGGACTTCTCCGTGTACTGCTGATTTGACAGGTAGTGCTACTATCACAGTTAATCCACTACCAACAGCTACGATCAGTGCACCGGCTTTAATTTGTTCGGGCGATACAGCAGTTGTAAGTTTTACAGGTCCTGCAAACGGAGTGGTAACATATAGTGACGGAACCACAACAATGACAATAAATTTAGATGCTACCGGAAATGCGAGTATTACGACTCCTGCATTAACGGCTGCTGCGACTTATAGTTTAATGAGTGTAAGTACCGATCCGGCAGTAACTCCGGTATGTACTCAGAACCAAAATGCATCGGTAACAATTGGCGTAAAAGCTTTACCTGAGGCGACCATTACCGGACCAGCTTCAGTATGTTCCGGAAGTTCCGCTACAATTGTTATCAACGGAACACCAAATGCAACGGTTACCTATACATTTGACGGTAATACAACACCTTTAACGGTTACCTTAAACAGTGCGGGAACTGCTTCAGTTACGACAGCACCATTAACGGGACCGATTACTTATCAATTGATCAGTGTTACTTCAAGCGGAACACCGGCTTGTAGTCAGGCACAAACCGGAAGTCATACGGTAACTACAGTAGTGGCACCAACAATCTTTAATCCTACACCATTAGAGATGTGTAATGATAACTACGATGACGGAGTTGTAACTTTTGATTTAAGTGTAAAACTGGCAGAGATTACCGGTGGTGATCCTAACCTTACCGTAACTTTCCATGAAACACCGGAAGATGCGCAGTTAGGAAACTATCCGATCCAAATGCCTTTATATACCAATATTAACCCTGTTAGTCAGATTTTATATATCCGAGTAGTTAATACAGGAGTAAATGCTTGTGCGTCTTTCTCAACCTTGACGTTAATCGTTCATGAAAGACCTACAATTGTACAAAACGTAAGTAACTATGAATTGTGTGAAACCAGTACACCTGGCGACGGAGTAGAGATTTTTAATCTGACTACAAAAGATGCAGAAGTAAGCGGAACACAAACAGGAATTACGGTAACGTATTACTTAAGTGAAGCGAATGCTTTAGCGGGAACCAGCCCTATTACTGTACCGACAGCTTACCAAAACGGAAGCAACCCGGAAACGATCTGGTATCAGTTGCAGAATGCGCATGGATGTATCGCAGTAGGTTCATTCCAATTAATCGTAAACCCATTACCATCGGTTCCAATGCCGGTACCGGCTTATACTTTGTGTGATTACACAGGTCAGCCGTTATACGAGCAGTTCGATTTATCGACTAAGATCCCTGAGATTATCGGAACGGCTACAGGATTAGAAGTTAAGTTCTATAAAACAGAGGCGCAAGCTCATGCTAATGTAGCAGGAACGGAATTACCGACATTATACACGAATGAGGTTGCGACTGTTCAAACGATTTTTGTTAATGTAACCAACAGTACCACGGGCTGTTACTCGGTAACGGCTATGGATTTACGAGTAGAGCCATTACCGGTATTGATTATGCCAACAACACCGGTTACGGTTTGTGATGGAACTAACAATGACGGAATCGGAAGTTTTGACTTGAATGATTTAGTGACTGATATGTTAAGTGGTGAGACCAATGTAACGGTAAGTTTCCACGAAACACAACAAAATGCTCAAAACGGCTTGTTCCCAATCACGATCATGCCATATGAGAACATTAACCCTTGGAATCAGACTTTATGGGTATTGGCAACAAACAACGTAACAGGATGTAAGAGTGTTTACTCGTTCCAGTTACGAGTTGAACCGGCGCCTATTATGCCAACGTTATTGGATTTAGATGAGTGTGATACGGATTCTAATCCGCATGACAACCAGACGACGTTTGATTTAACAGTACACACGGCTACAATTTTAGCAGCTCAAACAGGTGCAGCTACAGATTATGAAGTGAACTATTATATTTCGCAGACCAATGCAGAGAACGGAACTCCGTTTATAGTATCAAACGGAAACTTTATCGGCACCAACGGTCAGACGATCTGGGTTCGTGTAACGCATATCGCTACGGGATGTTATACTATCGGCAGCTTTAAGCTGATTGTAAACAGTCCGCTACAATTAACGCAACCGGATGAGATCACTTTATGTGATGACGCATTACCGAATGATCAACGTCAGATATTTGATTTAACGATTCGTGAGGCACAGATCACCGGAGGCGCAACAGGTTATACGTTCAAATATTACAGCAGTACGGCTTTACCGCCAAACCCTGGAACGTTGATCACCAATCCAACAGCTTTCCCTAATACAGCTACAGTACAAACTTTGTTAGTAGAAGTGATAAGCGGAGCAGGATGTAGCAGCTATGTTACCTTAACAATCCGAGTTACACCATTACCGGAACCGAAATTTGATCCGGCACCGCTAGTATTGTGTGATGATGATTATCCTGGCGATGGCATTACATTTTTTGATGTAACGGTAAATGCGAACTATATCCGCAATAATGCGAACTATGTTCTAACCTACCACGCAAGTCAGACCGATGCATTAGCCGGAATCAACGCTATTGCAACACCAACGAACTGGCAGAATGTTGATGGAAACGGAAACGCACTAACCAGTGTTTGGATCCGGGTGACTACAGCCCCGGCTAATAACCGTGACCGTTGTTCATTAGTAGTAGAACAGCCATTGATAGTGAATCCAAGACCGGCGGCAGGTCCTGTAACGGATTACCATATGTGTCAGATTCCATTCACGGGAAGTGGAGTATTTGATTTAAGTACGAAAACCCCGGAAGCTTTAGCAGGTCAAGGTCCTGCAGGTTATACGGTAACGTACCATGCTACTCAGGCGGATGCTGATAGTGGAGCGGCGCCATTGGCAACGAACCACCCAAGTACGGTAAACGGTGAGACGATTTATGTACGTGTAGTGAATACGGCTACAGGTTGTTACAACACGACCAGCTTCCAGTTATTTGTGGAAAGAGGATCCGAAGCGACCGATATACCGGATATTACCCGATGTGATGATTTGAATGACGGAACAGAAACTTTCGATTTAAGCAGTTTAGATGCTACGATCTTAGGTCCTGTACAAGCAGCGGATCCGAACTTTAGTGTAAGCTATTATGCATCAGATGCTGATTTAGCCAACGGAACGCCAATTGGAACACCGGGAGCTTATACGATTACAGATTACCTGACGCATGAGATCATTGCGGTAGTTAAAAATACGTACAGTGCATACGGATGTCCTGCAGAAATACGTTTTAATATTACCGTATTCCGATTACCGGAGCCGACACCAAATGCAGGATTTGTATGTGTTGATCAGGAGACAGGAAACGTTCTGAATACCCATATTATTGACAGTGGATTAGATGCAGCAACGCATACATTCCAATGGTATGAGGATGATGCAAGTGGAGCGCCACAACCGATAGCGGGAGCAACAGGTTCAACGTATGAAGTAAACCATGCGGGCACGTATTCGGTAATTGCAACCAGTACAGTAACCGGTTGTGTATCGTTACCGGCAGAAGTAGTAATCACCCAATCCGAACCGGCCGAGGTAACGTATACGGTATCGAATGCCTTTACGGATAATCAGGTGATAACGGTTCAGGCAATCGGAATCGGAGAGTATATGTATCAGTTAGACGAAGGTGATATCCAGTCTAGTTCGGTGTTTACTAATGTAAGTTCAGGAACACATACGATCACGGTTTACGATATGAAAGGTTGTGCGGCCACAATCGTAAGAAATGTAACAGTGATCAACTATCCGCATTATTTCACACCAAACGGTGATAATTACCATGATTTCTGGAATATTGGTGATTTAGAAAACGATGTCAATGCAAAAATTTATATATTTGACCGTTACGGCAAACTATTGAAACAGATCAAGCCATCACGAGTAAGCGGATGGGATGGAACATTAAACGGACAACCGTTACCATCAACAGATTACTGGTTCACAGTGAACTATACGGAGAATGGAGAAGTGAAAGAGTTTAAAGCACACTTCTCGTTAAAACGATAA
- the folE gene encoding GTP cyclohydrolase I FolE: MIHNDDLHDEIGDNHIASSAETPLRPDAFDISDEEKINAIKKDVESILNTLGLDLTDDSLKGTPNRVAKMFVKEIFGGLNPAKKPGSSTFDNKYKYNEMLVEKNITVYSTCEHHLLPIVGRAHVAYISNGTVVGLSKMNRIVDFFAKRPQVQERLTIQIVQELQRVLKTDNVACVIDAKHLCVNSRGIRDIESSTVTAEFGGLFKEDKVRREFLDYIKLDTQF, from the coding sequence ATGATCCATAATGATGATTTGCATGACGAAATTGGTGACAATCACATCGCTTCCAGCGCTGAAACACCATTACGTCCGGATGCTTTTGACATATCTGATGAAGAAAAAATCAACGCTATCAAAAAGGACGTTGAAAGCATACTAAACACTTTAGGCTTAGATTTAACAGACGACAGCCTTAAAGGAACACCTAACCGTGTTGCGAAAATGTTTGTAAAAGAAATTTTCGGAGGATTGAACCCTGCTAAAAAACCGGGATCATCTACTTTCGACAATAAATACAAATACAACGAAATGCTGGTTGAAAAAAACATTACCGTTTATTCAACCTGTGAGCATCACCTGTTACCAATCGTAGGACGCGCTCATGTTGCCTACATTTCAAACGGAACGGTTGTAGGCTTATCAAAAATGAACCGTATTGTAGATTTCTTCGCTAAAAGACCTCAGGTTCAGGAGCGTTTAACCATTCAGATTGTTCAGGAACTACAACGCGTTCTTAAAACGGACAATGTAGCTTGCGTAATCGATGCCAAACACCTTTGTGTAAACTCCCGCGGAATCCGTGATATCGAAAGCAGTACGGTAACTGCTGAATTCGGAGGCCTATTTAAAGAGGACAAGGTACGCAGAGAGTTTTTAGATTACATCAAGCTGGATACTCAATTTTAA
- the cysS gene encoding cysteine--tRNA ligase codes for MHLYQNQNLKIYNSLSGEKELFTPIHEGNVGMYVCGPTVYSNVHLGNCRTFISFDLIYRYLKHLGFKVRYVRNITDVGHLVDDEDDGEDKIAKKARIDQIEPMEVVQKYTVDFHQILELFNNLTPSIEPTATGHIIEQIEIIKQIIDNGFGYVVNGSVYFDVVKFNQSHHYGKLSGRNIDDMIANTRDLDGQSDKKNPQDFALWKNAEPQHIMRWPSPWGDGFPGWHLECTAMSTKYLGEKFDIHGGGMDLKFPHHECEIAQNEACTGHSPVNYWMHANMLTLNGKKMAKSTGNNILPRELFTGENTILSKAFSPAVTRFFILQAHYRSILDFSDEAILASEKGFNRLMEALDTLENIEASSNSTIDINSWKQSCYDAMNDDFNSPILIAQLFEAVRYINLLKDTKESLNSTDLEHFKKILKALVFDVLGLKNEKADDPENGKLEGVINMLIGIRNEARANKDFALSDQIRDQLIALGIQLKDGKEGTSFTLN; via the coding sequence ATGCATTTATATCAAAATCAAAATTTAAAGATTTACAATTCTCTTTCCGGGGAAAAAGAACTTTTCACTCCTATTCATGAGGGAAATGTCGGAATGTATGTTTGTGGACCTACGGTTTACAGCAATGTACATTTGGGAAATTGTAGAACTTTTATCTCTTTTGATTTAATTTACCGATACCTGAAGCATCTTGGTTTTAAAGTACGTTATGTTCGTAACATTACCGACGTAGGACATTTGGTTGACGATGAAGATGACGGCGAAGATAAAATCGCAAAAAAAGCGCGTATCGATCAGATTGAACCGATGGAGGTTGTGCAGAAATACACGGTAGATTTTCACCAGATATTAGAACTTTTCAATAATCTGACTCCCAGTATTGAACCGACGGCAACCGGACACATTATTGAACAAATTGAAATTATCAAACAAATCATTGATAACGGATTCGGTTATGTAGTTAACGGTTCTGTCTATTTTGATGTTGTTAAATTTAACCAGTCCCATCATTACGGAAAATTAAGCGGTCGGAATATCGACGATATGATTGCCAATACCCGTGATCTTGACGGTCAGTCCGACAAAAAGAATCCACAGGATTTTGCTTTATGGAAAAATGCCGAGCCGCAACACATTATGCGTTGGCCTTCACCATGGGGAGACGGATTTCCCGGATGGCATTTGGAATGTACAGCAATGAGTACAAAATATCTGGGTGAAAAATTTGATATTCACGGTGGCGGAATGGATTTAAAGTTCCCACACCACGAATGTGAAATCGCTCAAAATGAAGCTTGTACCGGTCATTCGCCGGTAAATTACTGGATGCACGCTAATATGCTTACTCTTAACGGTAAAAAAATGGCCAAATCGACCGGAAACAACATTTTACCACGAGAATTATTTACTGGGGAAAACACCATTTTAAGTAAAGCATTCTCTCCGGCCGTTACCCGTTTCTTTATCCTGCAAGCGCATTACAGAAGCATTCTGGATTTCTCAGATGAAGCGATTTTAGCCTCAGAAAAAGGCTTTAACCGTTTAATGGAAGCACTAGATACGCTGGAAAATATAGAAGCTTCAAGTAATTCTACAATAGACATCAATTCATGGAAACAATCTTGTTATGATGCGATGAACGATGACTTTAACAGTCCGATTTTGATTGCTCAGCTTTTTGAAGCTGTACGCTATATCAATTTATTGAAAGACACCAAAGAATCCCTGAACAGTACCGATCTGGAACACTTTAAAAAGATATTAAAAGCACTTGTTTTTGATGTTTTAGGATTAAAAAATGAAAAGGCAGATGATCCTGAAAACGGAAAACTGGAAGGTGTTATAAATATGCTGATCGGGATCCGAAATGAAGCCAGAGCCAATAAAGATTTTGCTTTATCCGATCAGATCAGAGATCAGTTAATCGCTTTAGGCATTCAGCTAAAAGACGGAAAAGAAGGCACCTCTTTCACTTTAAATTAA
- the yidD gene encoding membrane protein insertion efficiency factor YidD, whose amino-acid sequence MNIRKIIITPFIWLIRFYQGAISPFTPSACRYSPTCSHYAVEALQKHGLFKGGWLATKRIISCNPWGGKGYDPVP is encoded by the coding sequence ATGAACATCCGGAAAATTATCATCACCCCGTTTATCTGGCTCATCCGATTTTATCAGGGTGCCATCTCCCCTTTTACACCGTCAGCATGCCGTTATTCCCCTACTTGTTCCCATTATGCTGTCGAAGCTTTACAAAAACACGGTCTTTTTAAAGGCGGATGGTTAGCCACAAAAAGAATCATCAGCTGCAATCCCTGGGGCGGAAAAGGTTACGATCCCGTCCCGTGA
- the lgt gene encoding prolipoprotein diacylglyceryl transferase, protein MTHALQLVWNPSHGIDLGFFTVRYYSLMFVIAFGLGWYIMKHIYERENIPIEKLDSLFIYTVFATLIGARLGHVFFYDWDYFKDHKLEILLPFRFEPHFEFTGFAGLASHGAAIAIILVMYYYSKKIIHKPILWILDRIIIPVTCGGIFVRLGNFFNSEIVGHETASSLGIRFIQDKYTPGEAMRLTNINNATEAYKAIESNPQFAPLLENVIPKHPAQLYEAFGYIFVFLILFFLYWKTNVREKLGFLFGLFLVLLWTVRFVVEYVKESQGGFENELGMFSTGQWLSIPFIIVGFILLIRAKKQTTI, encoded by the coding sequence ATAACACACGCTTTACAGTTAGTCTGGAACCCTTCACACGGAATTGATCTGGGCTTTTTTACTGTTCGTTATTACAGCCTTATGTTTGTAATTGCCTTCGGATTAGGATGGTATATTATGAAACATATTTATGAAAGAGAAAACATTCCAATCGAGAAACTGGATTCTCTTTTTATCTACACAGTATTTGCCACCTTAATCGGTGCTCGTCTCGGACATGTATTCTTTTATGACTGGGATTATTTCAAAGATCACAAACTGGAAATCCTTTTACCGTTCCGTTTCGAACCGCATTTTGAATTTACCGGTTTTGCCGGTTTGGCCAGTCACGGCGCTGCTATAGCCATTATATTAGTAATGTACTATTACAGTAAAAAAATCATCCATAAACCCATATTATGGATCTTAGATCGTATTATTATTCCGGTTACCTGCGGTGGAATTTTCGTTCGTTTAGGTAACTTTTTCAACTCTGAGATTGTCGGGCACGAAACGGCATCTTCTTTAGGTATTCGCTTCATTCAGGATAAATACACACCGGGAGAAGCCATGCGTTTAACCAATATAAACAATGCAACCGAAGCCTACAAAGCCATAGAAAGCAACCCTCAATTTGCTCCGTTATTAGAAAACGTAATCCCGAAACATCCGGCGCAACTTTACGAAGCTTTCGGTTATATTTTTGTATTCCTGATTTTATTCTTCCTATACTGGAAAACCAATGTTCGTGAAAAACTAGGCTTCCTGTTCGGTTTATTCCTGGTACTTCTTTGGACTGTACGTTTTGTAGTAGAATATGTAAAAGAAAGTCAGGGTGGCTTTGAAAACGAATTAGGTATGTTTTCTACCGGCCAATGGTTAAGTATTCCGTTTATTATCGTTGGATTCATACTATTGATTCGCGCTAAAAAACAAACAACTATTTAA